Proteins from one Zavarzinia compransoris genomic window:
- the glpX gene encoding class II fructose-bisphosphatase — protein sequence MATKKTKTEETAAAYDDRALVLELVRVGEAAAIAAAKLAGRGNEKAADQAAVDAMRTALNQMNIKGTVVIGEGERDEAPMLYIGEEVGTGSGPAVDIALDPLEGTTLTAKAWPNALAVVALAKRGNFLHAPDVYMEKIAIGGGYPAGLVDIDRDPVENLKALAKAKGVPVEQITACILDRPRHAELIAKVRASGARINLIPDGDVAGVIATAEPDTGIDIYFGSGGAPEGVLAAAALRAIGGQMQGRLLFRNDEEKSRALKAGITDLNRKYGLEDLASGDVIFVATGVTSGSMLQGVKITPQGILTETIVMRSKSGSVRWIKTRHGNGK from the coding sequence ATGGCCACCAAGAAGACCAAGACCGAAGAGACCGCTGCCGCCTATGACGACCGCGCCCTGGTGCTGGAACTCGTCCGCGTCGGCGAGGCGGCGGCGATCGCGGCGGCAAAGCTCGCCGGGCGCGGCAACGAGAAGGCCGCCGACCAGGCCGCCGTCGATGCCATGCGCACCGCGCTGAACCAGATGAACATCAAGGGCACGGTGGTGATCGGCGAGGGCGAGCGCGACGAGGCGCCCATGCTCTATATCGGCGAGGAAGTGGGCACCGGCAGCGGCCCGGCGGTCGATATCGCCCTCGATCCCCTGGAAGGCACGACCCTGACCGCCAAGGCCTGGCCGAATGCGCTGGCCGTGGTCGCCCTGGCGAAGCGGGGCAATTTCCTGCATGCCCCCGACGTCTACATGGAAAAGATCGCCATCGGCGGCGGCTATCCGGCCGGCCTCGTCGATATCGACCGCGATCCGGTCGAAAACCTGAAGGCCCTGGCCAAGGCCAAGGGCGTGCCGGTCGAACAGATCACCGCTTGCATCCTCGACCGGCCCCGCCATGCGGAACTGATCGCCAAGGTGCGCGCCTCCGGCGCCCGCATCAACCTGATCCCGGACGGCGACGTGGCCGGCGTGATCGCCACCGCCGAGCCGGACACTGGCATCGACATTTATTTCGGTTCGGGCGGCGCGCCGGAAGGCGTTCTCGCCGCGGCGGCGCTGCGCGCCATCGGCGGCCAGATGCAGGGCCGCCTGCTGTTCCGCAACGACGAGGAAAAGAGCCGGGCGCTCAAGGCCGGCATCACCGACCTCAACCGCAAGTACGGTCTCGAAGATCTCGCCTCGGGCGACGTCATCTTCGTCGCCACCGGCGTCACCAGTGGCTCCATGCTCCAGGGCGTGAAGATCACGCCCCAGGGCATTCTGACCGAAACCATCGTCATGCGCTCGAAGTCGGGCTCGGTCCGCTGGATCAAGACCCGCCACGGCAACGGCAAGTAA
- a CDS encoding TIGR03862 family flavoprotein, which translates to MSLPQAIVIGGGPAGLMAAESLLDAGIAVTLYDAMPSLGRKFLMAGKSGLNLTHAEPAEALLARYGAARPRLEAAIRAFDSAAIRDFALGLGIETFVGSSGRVFPTGFKAAPLLRAWLHRLRGKGLRIMVRHRFTGFDGDGLRFETPAGPVTAGPADALVLALGGASWPALGSDGAWAPALGVAVTPFGPANCGFDVAWSPVFRAGFAGQPVKPVAVTLGTRRQRGEFVVTETGIEGGAIYPLAADAAARLAAGETVDFILDLLPGQDETAVAAALAKPQGRQSLSNHLRRQLGLEGVRAGLLREGATAADLAGPAAIARRLKALPLRLQAARPLAEAISTTGGVALEALDGDWMLKARPGVFCAGEMIDWDAPTGGYLLTACLALGRAAGTAAARRITG; encoded by the coding sequence ATGTCCCTTCCCCAGGCGATCGTGATCGGTGGCGGCCCGGCCGGGCTGATGGCGGCGGAAAGCCTGCTCGATGCCGGGATCGCGGTCACGCTTTACGATGCCATGCCGTCGCTCGGGCGGAAATTCCTGATGGCCGGCAAAAGCGGGCTGAACCTGACCCATGCCGAGCCGGCCGAGGCCCTGCTCGCCCGCTATGGCGCCGCCCGCCCGCGGCTGGAAGCCGCGATCCGGGCGTTCGATAGCGCGGCGATCCGGGATTTCGCCCTCGGCCTCGGGATCGAAACCTTCGTCGGCTCGTCGGGCCGGGTGTTTCCGACCGGCTTCAAGGCCGCCCCCCTGCTGCGCGCCTGGCTGCACCGGCTGCGCGGCAAGGGCCTGCGCATCATGGTCCGCCACCGCTTCACCGGCTTCGACGGGGACGGGCTTCGCTTCGAGACGCCGGCGGGCCCGGTCACCGCCGGCCCGGCCGATGCCCTGGTGCTGGCGCTCGGCGGGGCGAGCTGGCCGGCGCTGGGCAGCGACGGCGCCTGGGCCCCCGCCCTCGGGGTGGCGGTAACGCCCTTCGGCCCGGCCAATTGCGGCTTCGACGTCGCCTGGAGCCCGGTCTTCCGGGCAGGTTTCGCCGGCCAGCCGGTGAAGCCGGTCGCCGTGACCCTGGGCACACGACGCCAGCGCGGCGAATTCGTCGTCACCGAAACCGGGATCGAGGGCGGCGCTATCTACCCCCTGGCCGCGGACGCGGCGGCCCGGCTGGCGGCGGGGGAAACGGTCGATTTCATCCTCGACCTCCTGCCCGGGCAGGACGAGACGGCAGTCGCCGCCGCCCTGGCGAAACCCCAGGGGCGGCAATCGCTGAGCAATCACTTGCGCCGGCAATTGGGCCTCGAAGGGGTGCGCGCCGGCCTGCTGCGCGAGGGGGCGACGGCGGCCGACCTTGCCGGCCCGGCAGCCATCGCCCGCCGGCTGAAGGCCCTGCCCCTGCGCCTCCAGGCCGCGCGGCCGCTGGCGGAGGCGATCTCGACCACCGGGGGGGTCGCCCTCGAGGCGCTGGACGGCGATTGGATGCTGAAGGCGCGGCCGGGTGTCTTCTGCGCGGGCGAAATGATCGACTGGGATGCGCCGACCGGCGGCTATCTGCTGACCGCCTGCCTGGCGCTCGGGCGGGCGGCGGGAACGGCCGCCGCCCGCCGGATCACCGGCTGA
- a CDS encoding Flp family type IVb pilin has protein sequence MLRKMIASLRKTERGATAIEYALIAALIAVAAIGAMTLVGGGLNATFNTVSGKLGGGSTPAPAPGPTGG, from the coding sequence ATGCTGCGCAAGATGATCGCTTCCCTGCGTAAGACCGAACGTGGCGCCACTGCCATCGAATACGCCCTGATCGCCGCCCTGATCGCCGTCGCCGCCATCGGCGCCATGACCCTGGTCGGCGGTGGTCTGAACGCCACCTTCAACACCGTGTCGGGCAAGCTGGGCGGCGGCTCGACCCCGGCGCCGGCGCCGGGGCCGACCGGCGGTTAA
- a CDS encoding Flp family type IVb pilin, with the protein MLDLLSTIRRGIAARAVSCKPATAERGVTALEYAFIAGLISIAAVGVLYLIGTDLGAYFTRFAQALSP; encoded by the coding sequence ATGCTCGATCTTCTCAGCACCATCCGGCGGGGTATTGCCGCGCGGGCAGTCTCCTGCAAGCCGGCAACGGCGGAGCGCGGTGTCACCGCTCTCGAATATGCCTTCATTGCCGGCCTCATTTCGATCGCCGCCGTGGGGGTGCTTTACCTTATCGGCACCGATCTCGGGGCCTATTTCACGCGTTTCGCCCAGGCCCTGTCCCCATAG
- a CDS encoding aldehyde dehydrogenase family protein — protein sequence MREYLRFYIDGTWVDPVEPRSLDVINPATEDAFARISIGGAADADKAVKAAKAAFDSYSQTTREERIDLLQRILTAYQARYADFVEAISTEMGAPAFLSKAAQAATGVAHLAKMIEILKDFPFQEVRGTTAISKEPVGVCAFITPWNWPINQIVCKVAPALAAGCTIVLKPSEIAPVNAMIFAEVLHEAGVPKGVFNLVNGDGPGVGQALSSHPDVDMVSFTGSTRAGVAVAKAAADTVKRVAQELGGKSANIILRDADLKTAVTGGVRGLMNNSGQSCNAPSRMFVPREMQDDALAIAKAVAEKIKVGNPFDEGVTMGPVVSDVQFNKIQALIAKGIEEGATLVTGGTGLPEGLNKGYFVRPTVFGNVTNEMTIAREEIFGPVLAILPYDSEDDAVRMANDTVYGLSGYVQSGDIEHARKVAARLRTGNVHLNGAGPDFGAPFGGFKQSGNGREWGEFGLHDFLEIKAVLGWQAA from the coding sequence ATGAGAGAGTATCTGCGTTTCTACATCGACGGCACCTGGGTCGACCCGGTCGAGCCGCGCAGCCTCGACGTCATCAACCCCGCGACCGAGGATGCCTTCGCCCGCATTTCGATCGGCGGCGCCGCCGACGCGGACAAGGCGGTGAAGGCGGCCAAGGCGGCCTTCGACAGCTATTCGCAGACCACGCGGGAAGAGAGGATCGACCTCCTCCAGCGCATTCTCACCGCCTATCAGGCCCGCTATGCCGATTTCGTCGAGGCGATCTCGACCGAGATGGGCGCCCCGGCCTTCCTGTCCAAGGCGGCCCAGGCGGCGACCGGCGTCGCCCATCTGGCCAAGATGATCGAGATCCTGAAGGATTTCCCGTTCCAGGAAGTGCGCGGCACCACCGCGATCTCCAAGGAACCGGTCGGCGTCTGCGCCTTCATCACGCCCTGGAACTGGCCGATCAACCAGATCGTCTGCAAGGTGGCGCCGGCACTGGCCGCCGGCTGCACCATCGTGCTGAAGCCGTCGGAAATCGCCCCGGTCAATGCCATGATCTTCGCCGAAGTGCTGCATGAGGCGGGCGTGCCCAAGGGCGTGTTCAACCTCGTGAACGGCGACGGGCCGGGCGTCGGCCAGGCGCTGTCGTCGCATCCGGACGTCGACATGGTGTCCTTCACCGGCTCGACCCGCGCCGGTGTCGCCGTGGCCAAGGCGGCGGCCGACACGGTGAAGCGCGTGGCCCAGGAACTGGGCGGCAAATCCGCCAACATCATCCTGCGCGATGCGGACCTGAAGACGGCGGTGACCGGCGGCGTCCGCGGCCTCATGAACAATTCCGGCCAGTCGTGCAACGCGCCGAGCCGCATGTTCGTCCCGCGCGAAATGCAGGACGATGCCCTGGCGATCGCCAAGGCGGTGGCCGAGAAGATCAAGGTCGGCAATCCCTTCGACGAGGGCGTGACCATGGGCCCCGTGGTCTCGGACGTGCAGTTCAACAAGATCCAGGCCTTGATCGCCAAGGGCATCGAGGAAGGGGCGACGCTGGTCACCGGCGGCACCGGCCTGCCGGAAGGGCTGAACAAGGGCTATTTCGTCCGTCCCACGGTGTTCGGCAATGTCACCAACGAAATGACCATCGCGCGCGAGGAAATCTTCGGCCCGGTCCTCGCGATCCTGCCCTATGACAGCGAGGATGATGCCGTCCGCATGGCCAACGACACGGTCTATGGCCTGTCCGGCTATGTTCAGTCCGGCGATATCGAGCACGCCCGCAAGGTCGCGGCGCGGCTGCGTACCGGCAATGTCCACCTGAACGGCGCCGGCCCCGATTTCGGCGCGCCCTTCGGTGGCTTCAAGCAATCGGGCAACGGCCGCGAATGGGGCGAATTCGGCCTGCACGATTTCCTTGAGATCAAGGCCGTGCTCGGTTGGCAGGCCGCCTGA
- the soxR gene encoding redox-sensitive transcriptional activator SoxR, with the protein MAEEYSRMTLTVGEVAKRSGVAVSTLHFYEAKGLIEGWRSDGNQRRYHRAILRRVAIIRVAQRAGIPLAAIREALAGLPLDHAPTAEDWRRFTAAWTGMLEERITSLTQLRDQLSLCIGCGCLSLTDCPLRNPDDTLAADGPGPRCLSPGGDRKKRP; encoded by the coding sequence ATGGCCGAAGAGTACAGCCGCATGACATTGACGGTGGGCGAGGTGGCGAAGCGCAGCGGCGTCGCCGTTTCCACCCTGCATTTCTACGAAGCCAAGGGCCTGATCGAAGGCTGGCGCAGCGACGGCAACCAGCGGCGCTATCACCGCGCCATCCTGCGCCGGGTGGCGATCATCCGCGTCGCCCAGCGCGCCGGGATTCCGCTGGCCGCGATCCGGGAAGCCCTGGCCGGCCTGCCCCTGGACCATGCCCCGACCGCCGAGGACTGGCGTCGCTTCACCGCCGCCTGGACCGGCATGCTGGAAGAGCGGATCACCAGCCTGACCCAATTACGCGACCAATTGAGCCTGTGCATCGGCTGTGGTTGCCTGTCCCTGACCGATTGCCCCTTGCGCAACCCGGACGACACCCTGGCGGCGGACGGCCCCGGCCCCCGCTGCCTGAGCCCCGGGGGCGATCGCAAAAAGCGCCCTTGA
- the aztA gene encoding zinc ABC transporter ATP-binding protein AztA: protein MSRHDAILVEDLTVAYDRHPAVHHVSCRLAPGSMTAVVGPNGAGKSTLIKAIVGLLKPAEGRVSTGGLRRADIAYLPQQAEIDRSFPITVADTVALGHWCRAGILGRLTGAMRRGIAEALSAVGLEGFERRPIGSLSVGQFQRVLFARLLLQDASVILLDEPFNAIDARTTADLLDLVARWHGEKRTVVAVLHDMEQVRHHFPDTLLLARELIACGPTPECLTAEHLLTARRMSEGWNEDAAVCEPVRRRA, encoded by the coding sequence ATGAGCCGGCATGACGCCATCCTGGTCGAGGACCTGACCGTCGCCTATGACCGCCACCCGGCGGTGCATCATGTCTCCTGCCGGCTGGCGCCGGGTTCGATGACCGCGGTGGTCGGGCCGAACGGGGCGGGCAAGTCGACCTTGATCAAGGCCATCGTCGGCCTGCTGAAACCGGCCGAGGGGCGGGTCTCGACCGGCGGGCTGAGGCGCGCCGACATCGCCTATCTGCCCCAGCAGGCGGAGATCGACCGCAGTTTCCCCATTACCGTCGCCGATACGGTCGCGCTCGGCCATTGGTGCCGGGCGGGCATTCTCGGCCGGCTGACCGGGGCCATGCGCCGCGGCATTGCCGAAGCCCTGTCGGCGGTCGGGCTCGAGGGCTTCGAGCGGCGCCCGATCGGCTCGCTCTCGGTCGGGCAGTTCCAGCGCGTGCTGTTTGCCCGGCTGCTGCTCCAGGATGCCAGCGTCATCCTGCTGGACGAGCCCTTCAATGCCATCGACGCGCGGACCACGGCCGATCTTCTCGACCTCGTCGCGCGCTGGCACGGCGAGAAACGGACCGTGGTTGCCGTGCTGCACGACATGGAGCAGGTGCGCCATCATTTCCCCGACACTTTGCTGCTGGCGCGGGAATTGATCGCCTGCGGCCCGACCCCCGAATGCCTGACCGCGGAACACCTGCTGACCGCGCGGCGCATGTCGGAGGGCTGGAACGAGGACGCGGCGGTCTGCGAACCCGTCCGCCGGCGGGCTTGA
- a CDS encoding metal ABC transporter permease, with amino-acid sequence MDLWSLLFEPFAEFTFMRRALVACFALALGCGPVGVLLMLRRMSLIGDAMSHAVLPGAAIGFLIAGLNIWAMGLGGLIAGLSVALLSGLVTRMTALREDASFAGFYLISLSLGVLIVSTRGSNVDLLHVLFGTILAVDDASLLTVAAIATLSLAVLAVIYRPLIVECFDPGFLRAVGGGGSVYHVLFLVLVVVNLVAGFQALGTLMAVGLMMLPAAASRFWAGQVWSMSAVAIVIAMLSGWLGLLVSYHTDLPSGPAIVITAGVFYAVSIIAGPVGGIVHRFIPRRHLEA; translated from the coding sequence ATGGATCTCTGGTCCCTGCTGTTCGAGCCCTTTGCCGAATTCACCTTCATGCGGCGGGCCCTGGTCGCCTGCTTTGCGCTGGCGCTCGGCTGCGGCCCGGTCGGCGTTCTCCTGATGCTGCGGCGGATGAGCCTGATCGGCGATGCCATGAGCCATGCCGTGCTGCCCGGCGCCGCCATCGGCTTCCTGATCGCCGGGCTGAACATCTGGGCCATGGGGCTGGGCGGGCTGATCGCCGGGCTTTCGGTCGCGCTGCTGTCGGGCCTGGTCACGCGGATGACGGCGCTGCGGGAAGATGCCAGTTTCGCCGGCTTCTACCTGATTTCGCTCAGCCTCGGCGTGCTCATCGTCTCGACCAGGGGCTCAAACGTCGATCTGCTGCATGTCCTGTTCGGCACCATCCTTGCGGTCGACGATGCCTCGCTGCTGACCGTCGCCGCCATCGCGACCCTCAGCCTTGCCGTGCTGGCGGTGATCTACCGGCCCCTGATCGTCGAATGTTTCGATCCGGGCTTCCTCCGCGCCGTCGGGGGCGGGGGCTCGGTCTATCACGTGCTGTTTCTGGTCCTCGTCGTGGTCAATCTGGTGGCCGGGTTCCAGGCGCTCGGCACCTTGATGGCGGTCGGCCTGATGATGCTGCCCGCCGCCGCCAGCCGCTTCTGGGCCGGCCAGGTGTGGAGCATGTCGGCGGTCGCCATCGTCATCGCCATGCTGTCGGGCTGGCTCGGCCTGCTGGTTTCCTATCATACCGACCTGCCGTCGGGCCCCGCCATCGTGATCACCGCCGGCGTCTTCTACGCCGTCTCGATCATCGCCGGGCCGGTCGGCGGCATCGTCCACCGGTTCATTCCCCGCCGTCATCTGGAGGCTTGA
- a CDS encoding metal ABC transporter solute-binding protein, Zn/Mn family has translation MKLSHALIALGLLTATPALGDQPLKVVASFSILGDIVANVGGDRIALTTLVGPDGDAHVFQPSPADAKAVAGADLVIVNGLGFEGWIERLTEASGYKGPVVVASKGITPREMAGEDEGHEEHAGHDDHGDHDHDHGNVDPHAWQDIGNVLAYVDTIAAALEAADPADRDAYAANAAAYKAKLAALDARVKAAIGALPAERRKIITSHDAFGYFAAAYGLTVLAPQGVSTESEASAKGVAQLIRQIKQEKAPAVFLENITDPRLIEQIAKETGARIGGTLYSDALSGATGPASTYIAMFEHNLAALAEALGA, from the coding sequence ATGAAGCTGTCCCATGCCCTGATCGCCCTCGGCCTGCTGACCGCCACCCCGGCGCTCGGCGATCAGCCGCTCAAGGTCGTCGCCTCTTTCTCGATCCTCGGCGATATCGTCGCCAATGTCGGCGGCGACCGGATCGCGCTCACCACCCTGGTCGGGCCCGACGGCGATGCCCATGTCTTCCAGCCCAGCCCGGCGGATGCCAAGGCGGTGGCCGGGGCCGATCTCGTCATCGTCAACGGCCTCGGCTTCGAGGGCTGGATCGAGCGCCTGACCGAGGCGTCGGGCTACAAGGGCCCCGTCGTCGTCGCCAGCAAGGGCATCACCCCGCGCGAAATGGCCGGGGAGGACGAGGGCCACGAGGAACACGCCGGCCATGACGATCATGGCGATCACGACCACGACCACGGCAATGTCGATCCCCATGCCTGGCAGGATATCGGCAATGTCCTTGCCTATGTCGATACGATCGCGGCTGCGCTCGAGGCCGCCGATCCCGCGGACCGCGACGCCTATGCCGCCAATGCCGCCGCCTATAAGGCCAAGCTGGCCGCCCTCGACGCGAGGGTGAAGGCGGCGATCGGGGCGCTGCCGGCGGAACGGCGCAAGATCATCACCAGCCATGATGCCTTCGGCTATTTCGCCGCCGCCTATGGCCTGACCGTGCTGGCGCCCCAGGGCGTCTCCACCGAATCGGAAGCCTCGGCCAAGGGCGTCGCCCAGCTGATCCGCCAGATCAAGCAGGAGAAGGCGCCGGCGGTCTTCCTCGAGAATATCACCGACCCCCGCCTGATCGAGCAGATCGCCAAGGAAACCGGGGCGCGCATCGGCGGCACGCTTTATTCCGACGCACTCTCTGGTGCAACGGGGCCGGCCTCCACCTATATTGCCATGTTCGAGCATAATCTCGCCGCCCTGGCGGAGGCGCTGGGCGCCTGA
- a CDS encoding CobW family GTP-binding protein yields the protein MDRVPVTVLTGYLGAGKTTLLNRILTEQHGKRYAVVVNEFGEIGIDNDLVVETDEEVFEMNNGCICCTVRGDLIRILTGLMRRKGRFDAILIETTGLADPAPVAQTFFVDEDVQAKAKLDAVVTVVDARNIEARLADSKEAREQIAFADVILLNKTDLATAEDLDRIEGLIRAVNTSAEIHRTRNSVIDLDKVLDRGAFDLDRILAFEPQFLREGHVHSHNDDIASISLTAVEPLDENKFNRWISSILQSKGADILRSKGILSFVNQDDQFVFQGVHMLMDGDYRRPWAADDPRISRIVFIGRNLDVPALKAGFEACRAA from the coding sequence ATGGACCGGGTCCCCGTGACCGTGTTGACCGGCTATCTCGGCGCCGGCAAGACGACGCTTCTGAACCGTATCCTGACCGAGCAGCACGGCAAGCGTTATGCCGTGGTGGTGAATGAGTTCGGGGAGATCGGCATCGACAACGACCTCGTGGTGGAAACCGACGAGGAAGTGTTCGAAATGAACAACGGCTGCATCTGCTGCACCGTGCGCGGCGACCTGATCCGCATCCTGACCGGGCTGATGCGCCGCAAGGGCCGGTTCGACGCCATCCTGATCGAGACCACGGGCCTGGCCGATCCCGCCCCGGTGGCCCAGACCTTCTTCGTCGACGAGGACGTGCAGGCGAAGGCGAAGCTCGACGCGGTGGTGACCGTGGTCGATGCCCGCAACATCGAGGCCCGCCTCGCCGATTCCAAGGAAGCGCGCGAGCAGATCGCCTTTGCCGACGTCATCCTCCTGAACAAGACCGATCTCGCCACGGCCGAAGACCTCGACCGGATCGAGGGGCTGATCCGCGCCGTCAATACCTCGGCGGAAATCCACCGCACCAGGAACAGCGTCATCGATCTCGACAAGGTGCTGGACCGCGGCGCCTTCGATCTCGACCGCATCCTCGCCTTCGAGCCGCAGTTCCTGCGCGAGGGCCATGTCCACAGCCACAACGACGACATCGCCTCGATCTCGCTGACCGCGGTCGAGCCCCTCGACGAGAACAAGTTCAACCGCTGGATCTCCTCCATCCTGCAAAGCAAGGGCGCGGATATACTGCGCTCGAAGGGCATCCTCTCCTTCGTCAACCAGGACGACCAATTCGTCTTCCAGGGCGTGCACATGCTGATGGACGGCGATTATCGCCGGCCCTGGGCGGCGGACGATCCGCGCATCTCGCGCATCGTCTTCATCGGCCGCAACCTGGATGTGCCGGCGCTGAAGGCCGGGTTCGAGGCCTGCCGTGCCGCCTGA
- a CDS encoding WD40 repeat domain-containing protein, whose translation MPPEFGTFEDEIYADRLPASRVDCFPQAAGIVALALGASDTLAVALDDGRIAAGSALAPAELSAVEVHDGVSQALAAGPKGGFVSGGDDGRAVLLGPGGALTELLPAGKAWVGAVAATAAGGLIAVASGKVLRLFDAAGTLQGEAPPVATTITALAFNPKGKRVAAAHYGGVTLWYAAGLAGTPKALPWKGSHVSLTWSPDGRFVVTGTQDKELHGWRIDDGVDMRMSGYAAKVKSFAWSADERWMACAGSPYVTSWDFIGKGPMGRPPHQFGASEEFLATHVAAHPKLPVVAACFEDGRIEMGRFMVEGQVLLKEVGGGLPTGLAWSADGGRLYMTTEDGEIFVVDLEDLKVSAASGKGKRR comes from the coding sequence GTGCCGCCTGAATTCGGAACCTTCGAAGACGAAATCTACGCCGACCGCCTGCCCGCCAGCCGGGTCGACTGTTTCCCCCAGGCGGCCGGCATCGTCGCCCTGGCCCTCGGCGCGAGCGATACGCTGGCGGTGGCGCTGGACGATGGCCGCATCGCCGCCGGTTCCGCCCTGGCGCCGGCGGAATTGAGCGCGGTCGAGGTCCATGACGGCGTTTCCCAGGCGCTGGCGGCCGGGCCCAAGGGCGGCTTCGTCAGCGGCGGCGACGATGGCCGTGCCGTGCTGCTCGGGCCCGGCGGCGCCCTGACCGAATTGCTGCCCGCGGGCAAGGCCTGGGTCGGCGCGGTCGCGGCCACGGCCGCCGGCGGCCTGATCGCCGTCGCCAGCGGCAAGGTGCTGCGCCTGTTCGATGCCGCCGGCACGCTTCAGGGCGAGGCGCCGCCGGTCGCGACCACCATCACCGCGCTTGCCTTCAATCCGAAGGGCAAGCGGGTGGCGGCGGCCCATTACGGCGGGGTCACCCTGTGGTATGCGGCCGGTCTCGCCGGCACGCCCAAGGCGCTGCCGTGGAAGGGCAGCCACGTCAGCCTGACCTGGAGCCCGGACGGCCGCTTCGTCGTCACCGGCACCCAGGACAAGGAATTGCACGGCTGGCGCATCGACGACGGCGTCGACATGCGCATGTCCGGCTATGCCGCCAAGGTGAAGAGCTTCGCCTGGTCGGCGGACGAACGCTGGATGGCCTGCGCCGGCAGCCCCTATGTGACCTCGTGGGATTTCATCGGCAAGGGGCCCATGGGCCGGCCGCCGCATCAGTTCGGCGCGTCCGAGGAATTCCTGGCGACTCATGTCGCCGCCCACCCCAAGCTGCCGGTGGTCGCCGCTTGCTTCGAGGACGGCCGCATCGAGATGGGCCGCTTCATGGTCGAGGGCCAGGTGCTGCTGAAGGAGGTCGGCGGCGGCCTGCCCACCGGCCTGGCCTGGAGCGCCGACGGCGGCCGTCTCTATATGACGACCGAGGACGGCGAGATCTTCGTCGTCGACCTCGAAGACCTGAAGGTCAGCGCCGCGTCCGGCAAGGGCAAGCGGCGCTGA